One genomic region from Paroceanicella profunda encodes:
- a CDS encoding patatin-like phospholipase family protein: MHGMATKPVCLALQGGGSHGAFTWGVLDKLLEDGRIAISAISGTSAGAMNAVVMAEGLFEGGREGAREFLERFWKKTAEAARLSPIQRSPLNVLMGDWSLNNSFGYHVMDAMSRVISPYQSNPLNLNPLADLLAEVVDFERVRRCHEVQLFISATNVETGRVKVFRRKELTLEMVLASACLPYLYQAVEIDGVPYWDGGYMGNPSMFPFYEIKGTRDIVLIQINPMLREGTPTTAHEITDRINEITFNASLQKDLRAIEFVRRLIDAGRLDPAEYRYLDVHVIENQDVLNPLGASSKLNAEWAFLTWLRDIGRLTAEAWLEEHFDDLGRCSTVDIRGMFQGGARVKQPD, encoded by the coding sequence ATGCACGGCATGGCCACCAAGCCCGTCTGCCTCGCTCTCCAGGGAGGAGGCTCCCACGGGGCCTTCACCTGGGGCGTGCTCGACAAGCTGCTGGAGGACGGGCGGATCGCGATATCCGCCATCTCCGGAACCTCGGCGGGGGCGATGAACGCGGTGGTCATGGCCGAGGGGCTGTTCGAGGGCGGGCGCGAGGGCGCGCGCGAGTTCCTCGAGCGCTTCTGGAAGAAGACCGCCGAGGCCGCCCGCCTCTCGCCCATCCAGCGCTCGCCGCTGAACGTGCTGATGGGCGACTGGTCGCTGAACAATTCCTTCGGCTATCACGTGATGGACGCAATGAGCCGGGTGATCTCGCCCTACCAGTCCAACCCGCTGAACCTCAATCCGCTCGCCGACCTGCTGGCGGAGGTGGTGGATTTCGAGCGGGTGCGGCGCTGCCACGAGGTGCAGCTCTTCATCTCCGCCACCAACGTGGAGACGGGCCGCGTGAAGGTGTTCCGCCGCAAGGAGCTGACGCTGGAGATGGTGCTGGCCTCCGCCTGCCTGCCCTATCTCTACCAGGCGGTGGAGATCGACGGCGTGCCCTACTGGGACGGCGGCTACATGGGCAACCCCTCGATGTTCCCGTTCTACGAGATCAAGGGCACGCGCGACATCGTGCTCATCCAGATCAACCCGATGCTGCGCGAGGGCACGCCCACCACCGCCCACGAGATCACCGACCGGATCAACGAGATCACCTTCAACGCCTCGCTGCAGAAGGACCTGCGCGCGATAGAGTTCGTGCGCCGGCTGATCGACGCGGGGCGGCTGGACCCGGCGGAGTACCGCTACCTCGACGTGCACGTGATCGAGAACCAGGACGTGCTGAACCCGCTCGGCGCCTCCTCGAAGCTCAATGCGGAATGGGCCTTCCTCACCTGGCTGCGCGACATCGGCCGGCTGACCGCCGAGGCCTGGCTGGAGGAGCATTTCGACGACCTGGGCCGCTGCTCGACCGTCGACATCCGCGGCATGTTCCAGGGCGGCGCCCGGGTGAAGCAGCCGGACTGA
- a CDS encoding DoxX family protein — protein sequence MMPLSSAPARLRVARRLCLLALCAAYIQGPLTKIADFPGALAEMTHFGLTPAPLFAVGVIGFELVASAMVVSGYGRRIAALALAAFTLAATLMALRFWEMESGPARSMATNGFFEHVGLAGAFLYVALTAPVADDRRSWPFGSRG from the coding sequence ATGATGCCGCTCTCGTCCGCCCCCGCGCGCCTGCGTGTCGCGCGCAGGCTCTGCCTGCTGGCGCTTTGCGCCGCCTACATCCAGGGCCCGCTGACCAAGATCGCCGATTTCCCCGGGGCCCTGGCCGAGATGACGCATTTCGGGCTGACGCCGGCGCCGCTCTTCGCCGTGGGGGTGATCGGCTTCGAGCTGGTCGCCTCGGCGATGGTGGTCAGCGGATACGGCCGCCGGATCGCGGCGCTGGCCCTTGCCGCCTTCACCCTTGCCGCCACGCTGATGGCCCTGCGTTTCTGGGAGATGGAGAGCGGCCCGGCGCGGAGCATGGCCACGAACGGGTTCTTCGAGCATGTGGGGCTGGCCGGGGCCTTCCTCTACGTTGCCCTCACCGCGCCGGTCGCGGACGACAGGCGGAGCTGGCCTTTCGGGTCGAGGGGATAA
- the hpaH gene encoding 2-oxo-hept-4-ene-1,7-dioate hydratase: MTCTLTTTEIDAAVAALDTAETTRSQTGLLSLQYPGMTMDDAYAVQSAWVARKKAAGRRVIGWKIGLTSKAMQAALGIDIPDSGVLLDDMWFEDGQVVPEDRFIQPRIEAEIAFVLNAPLRGPGVTVFDVLAATDYVTPALEILDTRIFRADPETKRPRTILDTIADNAANAGIVTAGRRIAPDATDLRWMGAILSRNAEVEETGLGAGVLSHPARGIAWLANRLGDYGEGLSAGEIVLAGSFVRPVEARHGDTITADYGPWGSISLHFA; the protein is encoded by the coding sequence ATGACCTGCACCCTCACCACCACCGAGATCGACGCCGCAGTCGCCGCGCTCGACACCGCCGAGACCACCCGCAGCCAGACCGGCCTGCTTTCCCTGCAGTATCCGGGCATGACCATGGACGATGCCTATGCCGTCCAGTCGGCCTGGGTGGCGCGCAAGAAGGCCGCCGGCCGGCGGGTGATCGGCTGGAAGATCGGCCTCACCTCCAAGGCCATGCAGGCCGCGCTGGGAATCGACATCCCCGACAGCGGCGTGCTGCTCGACGACATGTGGTTCGAGGACGGCCAGGTGGTGCCGGAGGACCGCTTCATCCAGCCGCGCATCGAGGCCGAGATCGCCTTCGTGCTGAACGCCCCGCTGCGCGGCCCCGGTGTCACGGTCTTCGACGTGCTCGCCGCCACCGATTACGTCACCCCGGCGCTGGAGATCCTCGACACCCGCATCTTCCGCGCCGATCCGGAGACGAAGCGCCCGCGCACCATCCTCGACACCATCGCCGACAATGCCGCGAATGCCGGTATCGTCACCGCCGGCCGGCGCATCGCCCCCGATGCCACCGACCTGCGCTGGATGGGCGCCATCCTCTCACGCAACGCCGAGGTGGAGGAGACCGGCCTCGGCGCCGGCGTGCTCAGCCACCCCGCGCGCGGCATCGCCTGGCTCGCGAACCGGCTCGGGGACTACGGAGAGGGGCTCAGCGCCGGCGAGATCGTGCTCGCCGGCTCCTTCGTGCGCCCGGTCGAGGCCCGCCACGGCGACACGATCACCGCCGATTACGGCCCCTGGGGCAGCATCAGCCTGCATTTCGCCTAG
- a CDS encoding XapX domain-containing protein — protein MKIYLISLACGLLVGVIYSLLQVRSPAPPVVALVGLLGILIGEQAMPAVRWVTSKTSAESEGHSRASMRHLFGELPSAHGPAEKGRSAPGVSDRNAG, from the coding sequence ATGAAGATCTACCTCATCTCCCTCGCGTGCGGCCTGTTGGTCGGTGTCATCTACAGCCTGCTTCAGGTGCGCTCCCCGGCTCCGCCGGTGGTTGCGCTGGTCGGGCTGCTGGGCATCCTGATCGGGGAACAGGCGATGCCCGCGGTCCGCTGGGTGACCTCGAAGACCTCCGCCGAGAGCGAGGGCCACTCGCGTGCCTCGATGCGGCACCTGTTCGGCGAGCTTCCCAGCGCCCACGGCCCGGCGGAAAAGGGCCGTTCCGCCCCCGGGGTGTCGGACCGCAACGCGGGCTGA
- a CDS encoding YoaK family protein — MPDQTAPPMPSPLPGFLLLLSATTGMIDAISVLGLGNVFTANMTGNVVFLGFAAAGESRFAPLSLAMALLAFLVGATLSGCLANRYRAQPPRRWLLFSALAETGPIWAAAASCFWAGDGGLVLRSGPEGGLLLAAIACLGFAMGFRNATIRRLGVADLTTTVLTLTLTGLAADSSLAGGADPNLRRRIGAVVAMFAGAFIGAGLMRIAGLVVPLLLAGLIVLGATLAIMRHPFLARPLPAKPG; from the coding sequence ATGCCGGACCAGACTGCCCCACCGATGCCCTCGCCCCTGCCGGGATTCCTGCTGCTGTTGTCCGCCACCACGGGCATGATCGACGCGATCAGCGTTCTGGGGCTGGGCAATGTCTTCACCGCGAACATGACCGGGAACGTGGTGTTCCTGGGGTTCGCGGCGGCGGGGGAGAGCCGGTTCGCGCCCCTGTCCCTCGCCATGGCGCTGCTGGCGTTTCTCGTCGGGGCTACGCTGTCGGGCTGCCTGGCCAATCGGTATCGCGCGCAGCCGCCCCGACGCTGGCTGCTGTTCTCCGCGCTCGCCGAGACGGGGCCGATCTGGGCCGCTGCCGCGTCCTGCTTCTGGGCGGGTGACGGCGGGCTGGTGCTGCGCAGCGGGCCGGAGGGCGGCCTCCTGCTGGCGGCGATCGCCTGTCTCGGCTTCGCGATGGGCTTTCGCAACGCCACCATCCGGCGGCTCGGGGTTGCCGATCTCACCACCACGGTGCTCACCCTCACGCTGACCGGGCTCGCGGCCGACAGTTCGTTGGCCGGCGGCGCGGACCCGAACCTGCGCCGCCGCATCGGCGCCGTGGTGGCCATGTTCGCCGGGGCCTTCATCGGGGCGGGGCTGATGCGGATCGCCGGGCTGGTGGTTCCGCTGCTGCTCGCGGGCCTGATCGTGCTGGGGGCCACGCTGGCGATCATGCGCCATCCGTTCCTGGCCCGTCCGCTGCCCGCGAAGCCCGGTTGA
- a CDS encoding LysR family transcriptional regulator: MNFDGRILSGVGVLAAVVERGTFASASEMLGLTPSGVSRAISRLEDRLGIRLFDRTTRSLHLTDEGARFYEAVVAHLEGIEEAAAIASGAARTVRGRLRVNVDPFFSGLVLAPNLRRFTELYPELQIEIHTRESVGDLVSEGMDVAVRFGPQPSSSLISRLLLETRILTVAAPSYLASYGKPKRPEDLSGHACIQFRDPQTGRPFDWEFQRGKTILPVHTGGPLLLTDVNTMLQACLAGCGVAQVMSLGVQHLIAGGHLMELFPDWPGETFPLYAIHPSRRHPAAKVRAFLDFCAELGEKAPK, from the coding sequence ATGAATTTTGATGGACGCATCCTCTCCGGCGTGGGGGTGCTGGCGGCTGTGGTGGAACGTGGCACCTTCGCCAGCGCAAGCGAAATGCTTGGACTGACGCCGTCCGGCGTTAGTCGGGCGATCTCCCGCCTGGAGGACCGCTTGGGCATCCGACTGTTCGACAGGACCACGCGATCTCTTCACCTGACCGACGAAGGAGCCCGCTTTTACGAGGCTGTTGTTGCCCATCTCGAAGGAATCGAGGAGGCAGCCGCGATTGCGTCCGGCGCGGCGCGCACTGTCCGCGGGCGCCTGAGGGTGAACGTCGATCCGTTTTTCTCCGGCCTGGTCCTGGCGCCGAACCTGCGCAGGTTCACGGAATTGTATCCGGAACTCCAGATCGAAATCCACACGCGCGAGAGCGTCGGCGACCTAGTGTCGGAAGGGATGGATGTTGCCGTACGCTTTGGCCCGCAACCGTCCTCATCGCTCATTTCGCGCCTCCTGCTGGAGACGCGCATTCTGACGGTTGCAGCGCCATCGTATCTCGCCTCTTACGGAAAGCCAAAACGACCTGAAGATCTGTCAGGCCATGCCTGCATTCAGTTTCGAGATCCGCAGACAGGGCGGCCGTTTGATTGGGAGTTCCAGCGCGGGAAGACGATCCTGCCCGTGCATACGGGGGGTCCATTGCTGTTGACCGACGTCAACACGATGCTTCAGGCCTGCCTGGCCGGCTGCGGCGTAGCTCAGGTCATGTCCCTCGGCGTGCAGCATTTGATTGCGGGCGGACACCTTATGGAGCTCTTCCCGGATTGGCCGGGCGAGACCTTTCCCCTCTACGCAATCCATCCATCTCGGCGCCATCCTGCCGCCAAGGTTCGTGCATTCCTGGATTTTTGCGCGGAACTGGGAGAGAAAGCGCCAAAATAG
- a CDS encoding D-amino acid aminotransferase: MTDDLTTHDAEDDARNADLLIWVNGALRKRAEAMVSVYDSGFMLGDGIWEGLRLHNGRWAFLGAHLDRLFEAAKAIDLDIGMDRAGIAAALEETRLANGMQDHVHARLMVTRGVKTRPFQHPALSRSGPTMVIIMEHSRPNPALMERGIRLATVPQVRGLPMSQDPKLNSHSKLNCILACIQAEKAGADEALMLDPHGFVNTTNACNFFIVRHGEVWTSTGDYCMNGITRGKVIELCRANDIPVFERNFSLVDTYGAEEAFLTGTFGAQTPVSEIDGRRIGEEGTNGAGPITRRIRSLYEALIERDTRTPSAM, from the coding sequence ATGACAGACGACCTCACCACCCATGACGCCGAAGACGATGCCCGCAACGCCGATCTCCTCATCTGGGTGAACGGCGCGCTCAGGAAGCGGGCGGAGGCGATGGTCTCGGTGTATGATTCCGGCTTCATGCTGGGCGATGGCATCTGGGAGGGCCTGCGGCTGCACAATGGCCGCTGGGCCTTCCTGGGCGCGCATCTCGACCGGCTGTTCGAGGCGGCGAAAGCCATCGATCTGGACATCGGCATGGACAGGGCCGGCATCGCCGCGGCGCTGGAGGAGACCCGCCTCGCGAATGGCATGCAGGACCATGTCCACGCCCGGCTGATGGTGACACGCGGCGTGAAGACCCGTCCGTTCCAGCACCCGGCGCTGTCGCGCTCCGGGCCGACGATGGTGATCATCATGGAGCATTCGCGCCCGAACCCGGCGCTGATGGAACGCGGCATCCGCCTCGCCACCGTGCCGCAGGTGCGCGGGTTGCCGATGAGCCAGGACCCGAAGCTGAACTCGCATTCCAAGCTGAACTGCATCCTCGCCTGCATCCAGGCGGAGAAGGCCGGCGCCGACGAGGCGCTGATGCTGGACCCGCATGGCTTCGTGAACACCACCAACGCCTGCAACTTCTTCATCGTGCGCCACGGGGAGGTGTGGACCTCCACGGGCGACTACTGCATGAACGGCATCACCCGCGGCAAGGTGATCGAGCTGTGCCGGGCCAATGACATCCCGGTATTCGAGCGCAATTTCTCGCTGGTCGACACCTACGGCGCCGAGGAAGCCTTCCTCACCGGCACCTTCGGCGCCCAGACCCCGGTGTCGGAGATCGACGGGAGACGCATCGGCGAGGAGGGCACCAATGGCGCCGGCCCCATCACCCGCCGCATCCGCAGCCTCTACGAGGCCCTGATCGAGCGCGACACCCGCACGCCCTCGGCCATGTGA
- a CDS encoding 3-hydroxybutyrate dehydrogenase produces the protein MIKGKTAVVTGSSSGIGKAMASRFAAEGANVVLNGIEKPEDVEELRAGLEKEHGIRAIYSAANLMTPEGCKELIDAGLTEFGSVDILVNNAGIQFVSPVEDFPDEKWQAIINLNLSSAFYTTKAAIPGMKEKGWGRLINIASAHGLVASPFKSAYVAAKHGIVGFTKTVALELATAGVTANAICPGYVWTPLVEKQIPDTAKARGMTEEQVKRDVILDAQPTKEFVTVEEIADLACFLCSDGARNITGAHLSIDGGWTAE, from the coding sequence ATGATCAAGGGCAAGACCGCTGTCGTTACCGGTTCCTCCAGCGGAATCGGCAAGGCCATGGCCAGCCGTTTCGCGGCCGAGGGCGCCAATGTCGTGCTGAACGGCATCGAGAAGCCCGAGGATGTGGAGGAACTGCGCGCCGGGCTGGAGAAGGAGCACGGGATTCGCGCCATCTACTCGGCGGCCAACCTGATGACGCCCGAGGGCTGCAAGGAGCTGATCGACGCCGGGCTGACCGAATTCGGCTCCGTCGACATCCTGGTGAACAACGCGGGCATCCAGTTCGTCTCGCCGGTGGAGGATTTCCCGGACGAGAAATGGCAGGCGATCATCAACCTCAACCTCTCCTCGGCCTTCTACACCACCAAGGCCGCCATTCCGGGGATGAAGGAGAAGGGCTGGGGCCGGCTGATCAACATCGCCTCCGCGCATGGGCTGGTGGCCTCGCCCTTCAAGTCTGCCTATGTGGCGGCCAAGCATGGTATCGTGGGCTTCACCAAGACCGTGGCGCTGGAACTGGCCACCGCCGGGGTGACCGCGAACGCCATCTGCCCGGGCTATGTCTGGACGCCGCTGGTGGAGAAGCAGATTCCCGACACCGCGAAGGCCCGCGGCATGACCGAGGAGCAGGTGAAGCGCGACGTGATCCTGGACGCCCAGCCCACCAAGGAATTCGTGACTGTCGAGGAAATCGCCGACCTGGCCTGCTTCCTGTGCTCGGACGGCGCGCGCAACATCACCGGAGCCCACCTCTCGATCGACGGTGGCTGGACGGCGGAGTAA
- a CDS encoding multiheme c-type cytochrome, which yields MTRLASRPASLACLILLWLAGWGPGPAQSQPAGYVGSQACAGCHADAMQAWADSHHALAWTLPDDGHLLADFDDSSFTLGDMSVRFRTAPDGTRHIEVTELDGRSTDYPLHSVVGIAPLQQYLVETGPGRLQSFDVVWDTERRQWFHLYPDTRLPPDDGLHWTGPYKTWNSRCATCHATGFATNYDARAQSYASTAAEIGVGCEACHGPGADHLAWAQTPAAPAPATHGFSADLSTSAGLIQQCAGCHSRREAFLDGNPLPGTPYSDAYSLALLRPGLYEADGQILDEVYVYGSFLQSKMYAAGVDCANCHEPHSARLRAEGNALCTQCHAPDANADFPRAGRATYDSPEHHHHAPGTPGAQCRSCHMTERVYMGNDWRTDHSFRIPRPDLAATTGAPDACTTCHADRSADWAATRIAEWFPDESHRGPHYGEVLARGRANPAAAHAELSLLARDADMPGIVRATALWLLEQSESEEDATALAGLLDDPDPVVREAAVGVQRLAPPQVRVQRVIGLLGDPSRAVRIAAAREMMNAPIARLPPRYAGQLRRAMGEWQEALGSRLDFPETHLQLGGMALTRRNLPAAAQAFRSVVALDPQRVDAWVMLARIAAATEGEAAAIATLNEALQAAPGNLTLLSMRAELTGQAPNLLPPPPQ from the coding sequence ATGACCCGTCTCGCCAGCCGTCCAGCCAGCCTCGCCTGCCTCATCCTGCTCTGGCTCGCGGGCTGGGGCCCGGGGCCCGCCCAGTCGCAGCCCGCGGGATATGTCGGCTCGCAGGCCTGTGCCGGCTGCCACGCCGACGCCATGCAGGCCTGGGCCGATTCACATCACGCCCTCGCATGGACCCTGCCCGACGATGGCCACCTGCTGGCCGATTTCGATGACAGCAGCTTCACCCTGGGCGACATGTCGGTGCGCTTCCGCACCGCGCCGGACGGCACGCGACACATCGAGGTCACCGAGCTTGACGGGCGCAGCACCGATTACCCGCTGCACTCCGTGGTGGGGATCGCGCCGCTGCAGCAATACCTGGTGGAGACCGGGCCGGGCCGGCTGCAATCCTTCGACGTGGTCTGGGATACCGAGCGAAGACAGTGGTTTCACCTCTACCCCGATACCCGCCTGCCGCCCGACGACGGCCTGCACTGGACCGGCCCCTACAAGACCTGGAACAGCCGCTGCGCCACCTGTCACGCCACCGGGTTCGCAACGAATTACGATGCCCGCGCGCAGTCCTACGCCTCCACCGCGGCGGAAATCGGCGTGGGCTGCGAGGCCTGCCACGGCCCCGGCGCAGACCATCTGGCCTGGGCGCAGACCCCGGCCGCGCCAGCCCCCGCCACCCACGGGTTCAGCGCCGATCTCTCCACCAGCGCGGGGCTGATCCAGCAATGCGCCGGCTGCCACTCGCGCCGCGAGGCGTTCCTCGACGGCAATCCCCTGCCCGGCACGCCCTACAGTGACGCCTACAGCCTGGCCCTGCTGCGCCCGGGCCTCTACGAGGCCGATGGCCAGATCCTCGACGAGGTCTATGTCTACGGCTCCTTCCTCCAGTCGAAGATGTACGCCGCCGGGGTGGATTGCGCGAATTGCCATGAGCCGCATTCCGCCCGCCTGCGGGCCGAGGGCAACGCCCTGTGCACCCAGTGCCACGCGCCGGACGCCAACGCGGATTTCCCCCGGGCCGGCCGGGCCACCTACGACAGCCCCGAACATCATCACCACGCGCCCGGCACGCCCGGCGCCCAGTGCCGCAGCTGCCACATGACCGAGCGGGTCTACATGGGCAATGACTGGCGGACGGACCATTCCTTCCGCATCCCGCGCCCGGACCTCGCCGCCACCACCGGCGCGCCGGACGCCTGCACCACCTGCCACGCGGACCGCTCGGCGGACTGGGCGGCCACGCGCATCGCAGAATGGTTCCCCGACGAGAGCCACCGCGGCCCGCATTACGGCGAGGTGCTGGCCCGCGGCAGGGCGAACCCCGCCGCAGCACACGCCGAGCTGTCGCTGCTGGCGCGTGACGCGGACATGCCGGGCATCGTGCGCGCCACGGCGCTCTGGCTGCTGGAACAGTCGGAGTCCGAGGAGGACGCTACCGCCCTCGCCGGCCTGCTCGACGATCCGGACCCGGTGGTGCGCGAGGCCGCCGTCGGTGTGCAGCGCCTCGCCCCGCCGCAGGTGCGCGTCCAGCGGGTGATCGGGCTGCTGGGAGATCCGTCACGCGCAGTGCGCATCGCCGCGGCGCGCGAGATGATGAACGCTCCGATCGCCCGTCTCCCGCCCCGCTACGCCGGGCAGCTGCGCCGCGCGATGGGCGAATGGCAGGAGGCGCTCGGCAGCCGGCTGGACTTCCCGGAAACCCACCTGCAGCTCGGCGGCATGGCGCTGACCAGGCGCAACCTGCCGGCCGCGGCACAGGCTTTCCGTTCGGTGGTGGCGCTCGATCCGCAGCGCGTGGATGCCTGGGTGATGCTGGCCCGCATCGCGGCGGCGACCGAGGGCGAGGCCGCGGCCATCGCCACGCTGAACGAAGCGCTTCAGGCCGCGCCCGGCAACCTCACGCTGCTCTCGATGCGCGCCGAGCTGACCGGGCAGGCCCCGAACCTGCTGCCGCCCCCGCCGCAGTGA
- a CDS encoding MFS transporter, producing MSEHTQSESYETAVPSTAFIGEIKRRSPLAEALAVIALSLGTFAFVSTELMPIGILPQMAEGVGVSLGQAGFLVTGFALLVAIAATPLTAATRHWNRKWLMLSLLLACTLGNVLTCFAESYAVLLASRLVVAAAIGIFWSTAASMAVRIVPQKHAVRATSAVYGGLALASVLGIPAGTFLGNYAGWRVVFVALAVLSFAVFIKMWLTLPDLAARHDGKHSTVSEAWRERPLRAAVYVTALIMMANFLAFTYIAPFLEQITGFQTSWIGGLLLAYGAAGLIGNFGIAPIMAYGYRPTLFVTMSVLIASLAALGFAGTNHVLVVALLLIWGTAYTALPVLMQTWVFKAAAHLNGPEAPSSLYVSAYNGAIAAGALIGGVIVDHAGPWSIMPISALLGIPALLIALKHAPK from the coding sequence ATGTCTGAACACACTCAAAGCGAAAGCTATGAGACGGCAGTTCCGTCAACGGCTTTCATCGGGGAGATCAAGCGGCGTTCGCCTCTTGCCGAAGCGCTTGCCGTCATCGCGCTCTCACTTGGAACATTCGCTTTCGTCAGCACGGAGCTGATGCCCATCGGCATCCTTCCCCAGATGGCGGAAGGCGTCGGCGTATCCCTCGGGCAGGCCGGGTTCCTGGTGACTGGTTTCGCGTTGCTCGTGGCAATCGCGGCCACACCGTTGACGGCGGCCACCCGCCACTGGAACCGCAAATGGCTGATGCTCAGCCTTCTGCTCGCCTGCACGCTCGGCAACGTGCTGACATGCTTTGCAGAAAGCTATGCCGTGCTGCTCGCAAGCCGGCTTGTCGTTGCGGCCGCCATCGGCATCTTCTGGTCGACAGCGGCGAGCATGGCAGTGCGCATCGTCCCCCAAAAGCATGCCGTTCGCGCCACATCGGCGGTCTATGGCGGCTTGGCCCTCGCCTCCGTGCTGGGCATCCCCGCCGGCACATTTCTGGGCAATTACGCCGGCTGGCGCGTTGTTTTCGTCGCGCTGGCGGTCCTCTCCTTCGCCGTTTTCATCAAGATGTGGCTGACCCTGCCTGATCTTGCGGCACGTCACGACGGCAAGCACAGCACCGTGTCAGAGGCATGGCGCGAGCGCCCCCTGCGCGCGGCGGTCTATGTGACGGCACTCATCATGATGGCGAATTTCCTCGCCTTCACCTACATTGCGCCGTTCCTTGAGCAGATCACGGGCTTTCAGACATCGTGGATCGGCGGCCTGCTGCTGGCCTACGGTGCCGCAGGTCTCATCGGCAATTTCGGCATCGCTCCGATCATGGCCTACGGCTATCGGCCGACGCTGTTCGTGACGATGAGCGTCCTGATCGCCAGCCTCGCCGCACTCGGCTTTGCCGGCACGAACCATGTGCTTGTGGTCGCTCTTCTCCTGATATGGGGCACGGCCTACACCGCCCTGCCGGTGCTCATGCAGACCTGGGTGTTCAAGGCCGCCGCCCATCTGAACGGACCCGAGGCGCCGTCTTCGCTCTACGTCTCCGCCTATAACGGCGCAATCGCGGCCGGAGCCCTGATTGGAGGCGTGATCGTCGACCACGCGGGACCTTGGTCGATCATGCCGATCTCGGCACTCCTCGGCATTCCCGCCTTGCTGATTGCGCTGAAACACGCCCCGAAATGA
- the hpaD gene encoding 3,4-dihydroxyphenylacetate 2,3-dioxygenase — protein sequence MPLPKPELYPPFNIIRLSHVTFDVTDLSASRAFYVDTLGLQVTDETADTIWLRAMEERGHHCIVLRRAAQAATEALSFKLFDEDDLDRCAAWFTARSKPVTWVKRAYQGRTLRTEDCHGIPLEFYHRMDRLAPIHQRYALYRGVKPLRIDHFNCFSPNVDESVAFYAAFGFRVTEYTEDEASGHLWAAWMHRKGGVHDMAFTNGRGPRLHHVAFWVPTPLNIIDLLDLMATTGYVKNIERGPGRHGISNAFFLYIRDPDGNRVEIYCSDYQTVDPDLEPIRWDLKDPQRQTLWGAPAPRSWFEEGSLFTGVEPRAAELDATPIVAP from the coding sequence ATGCCCCTGCCCAAGCCCGAGCTCTACCCGCCCTTCAACATCATCCGGCTCAGCCATGTCACCTTCGACGTGACCGACCTTTCCGCCTCCCGCGCCTTCTACGTCGACACGCTGGGCCTGCAGGTGACCGACGAGACCGCCGACACCATCTGGCTGCGCGCGATGGAGGAGCGCGGCCATCATTGCATCGTGCTGCGCCGCGCGGCGCAGGCCGCCACCGAGGCCCTCTCCTTCAAGCTCTTCGACGAGGACGACCTGGATCGCTGCGCTGCCTGGTTCACCGCGCGGAGCAAGCCGGTCACCTGGGTGAAGCGCGCCTACCAGGGCCGCACCCTGCGCACCGAGGATTGCCACGGCATCCCGCTCGAGTTCTACCACCGCATGGACCGGCTGGCGCCCATCCACCAGCGATATGCGCTCTACCGCGGGGTGAAGCCGCTGCGGATCGACCATTTCAACTGCTTCTCGCCGAACGTGGACGAGAGCGTGGCCTTCTACGCCGCCTTCGGCTTCCGTGTCACCGAGTACACCGAGGACGAGGCCTCGGGCCATCTCTGGGCCGCCTGGATGCACCGCAAGGGCGGGGTGCATGACATGGCCTTCACCAACGGCCGCGGCCCGCGCCTGCACCATGTCGCCTTCTGGGTGCCGACGCCGCTCAACATCATCGACCTGCTCGACCTGATGGCCACCACCGGCTACGTGAAGAACATCGAGCGGGGCCCCGGCCGGCACGGCATCTCCAACGCCTTCTTCCTCTATATCCGCGACCCGGACGGCAACCGCGTGGAGATCTACTGCTCCGATTACCAGACCGTGGACCCGGACCTGGAGCCGATCCGCTGGGACCTGAAGGACCCCCAGCGCCAGACGCTCTGGGGTGCGCCGGCGCCGCGTTCCTGGTTCGAGGAGGGCTCGCTCTTCACCGGCGTGGAGCCCCGCGCCGCCGAGCTCGACGCAACCCCCATTGTCGCGCCATGA